The proteins below are encoded in one region of Acidithiobacillus ferrooxidans ATCC 23270:
- the ribB gene encoding 3,4-dihydroxy-2-butanone-4-phosphate synthase produces the protein MSSASISSAEEIIADIAAGRMVILMDDEGRENEGDLIMAAEFVTPAAINFMVSQGRGLVCLPLTRERCERLRLPQMVGHNTASLGTAFTVSIEAARGVTTGISAADRAVTIRAAIADEAGPEDIVMPGHIFPLAAEPGGVLVRAGHTEAAVDLARLAGCKPAGVICEILNVDGEMARLPDLLPYAAEHGLKIGTIADLIRYRLERERIVQREASGPWHTPCGDFELHVYRDWVARETHFALVLGDLEARDEPVLVRVQVGKTLNDLFAGEASPNVIALRRIAAEGRGVLVYLHHQESVEELLREIAALPEKPKGPGQAGDAGRVLRTFGIGAQILSDLGVHQAVVLSDSQFQYRGIGGFGLEIVGQRPFLEVPEDES, from the coding sequence ATGAGCAGTGCCAGTATAAGTTCCGCAGAGGAGATCATCGCCGACATCGCTGCCGGTCGGATGGTGATTCTGATGGACGACGAGGGGCGTGAAAACGAAGGTGATCTGATCATGGCGGCGGAGTTTGTGACGCCCGCCGCCATCAATTTCATGGTTTCGCAGGGGCGTGGTCTGGTGTGCCTGCCGCTCACCCGCGAGCGTTGCGAGCGATTGCGCCTCCCGCAGATGGTAGGGCATAACACTGCCAGCCTGGGCACCGCGTTCACGGTGTCGATTGAGGCTGCCCGCGGTGTCACCACGGGCATTTCCGCTGCTGACCGCGCGGTGACGATTCGGGCGGCCATTGCAGACGAGGCAGGCCCGGAGGATATCGTGATGCCCGGTCACATTTTCCCTCTGGCCGCAGAACCCGGGGGCGTACTGGTTCGCGCCGGTCATACCGAAGCAGCGGTCGACCTTGCACGGCTGGCTGGCTGCAAACCCGCCGGTGTCATCTGCGAAATTCTCAATGTCGACGGCGAAATGGCGCGTTTGCCCGACCTGCTCCCCTATGCTGCGGAACATGGCCTCAAAATTGGCACCATTGCCGACCTGATCCGCTATCGCCTGGAACGGGAGCGGATCGTACAGCGGGAGGCGAGCGGCCCGTGGCATACCCCATGTGGCGACTTCGAACTCCACGTTTATCGTGACTGGGTCGCCCGTGAAACGCATTTTGCCCTGGTTCTTGGCGACCTGGAAGCGCGTGATGAACCCGTACTGGTAAGGGTACAGGTTGGCAAGACGCTGAATGATCTCTTCGCCGGTGAAGCCAGCCCGAATGTCATCGCCTTGCGGCGGATCGCTGCAGAAGGTCGTGGCGTGCTGGTCTATCTCCACCATCAGGAGAGTGTCGAAGAACTCCTGCGCGAGATCGCCGCATTGCCTGAAAAGCCCAAGGGGCCCGGTCAGGCGGGTGACGCCGGACGGGTTCTGCGCACCTTTGGCATCGGCGCCCAGATTCTCTCTGATCTGGGGGTGCATCAGGCGGTGGTCCTCAGCGACAGTCAGTTTCAATACCGTGGTATCGGCGGCTTCGGTCTGGAGATCGTCGGCCAGCGTCCCTTTCTGGAAGTTCCCGAGGATGAGTCATGA
- the ribH gene encoding 6,7-dimethyl-8-ribityllumazine synthase, with the protein MIRHIEGSLQAGEHRFALLVSRFNSFITQQLEQGAIDALRRHGAKEEQLHVVHVPGAYEMPLIAQKLARSGNYDAVLCLGAVIRGGTPHFDYVAAEVSKGVAQVSMDTGVPVIFGVLTTDSIEQAIERAGTKAGNKGFDAAMTALEMVQLLRQI; encoded by the coding sequence ATGATTCGTCATATCGAAGGCAGTCTGCAGGCCGGTGAGCATCGCTTTGCCCTGTTGGTCAGCCGTTTCAACAGCTTTATCACCCAGCAGTTGGAGCAGGGTGCCATCGACGCGTTGCGCCGTCACGGTGCAAAAGAAGAACAGCTTCATGTCGTTCATGTCCCGGGTGCTTATGAGATGCCGCTGATCGCACAGAAGCTGGCGCGTAGCGGTAATTATGACGCCGTGCTTTGTCTGGGCGCAGTGATTCGCGGCGGTACCCCACATTTTGATTATGTCGCGGCCGAAGTGTCCAAGGGGGTGGCGCAGGTATCCATGGACACGGGAGTGCCGGTGATTTTTGGGGTGCTGACCACGGACAGCATTGAGCAGGCCATTGAGCGCGCCGGAACCAAAGCGGGCAACAAGGGCTTCGATGCGGCCATGACTGCACTGGAAATGGTGCAGTTGTTGCGTCAGATCTGA
- the nusB gene encoding transcription antitermination factor NusB, translating to MKISRRRLARQAAVQALYQWQMNPGHCAEIELQFTSDPERLQGADVAFFKSLWQGVCAAISELDPAIAEEVQDRRWADEVSEVERAILRLAACELRDYPQTPYRVIINEAIELDKDFGGEQGHRFVNAVLDKLAQRWRSAEMLQAGR from the coding sequence ATGAAAATCAGTCGCCGTCGTCTGGCGCGTCAAGCTGCGGTTCAGGCGCTCTACCAGTGGCAGATGAATCCGGGCCATTGTGCGGAGATCGAGTTGCAATTTACCTCCGATCCGGAGCGCCTGCAGGGCGCCGATGTCGCTTTCTTTAAAAGCCTCTGGCAAGGGGTCTGTGCCGCAATCTCCGAACTGGACCCTGCCATCGCCGAGGAAGTTCAGGACCGTCGCTGGGCCGATGAGGTCAGCGAGGTCGAACGGGCGATCCTGCGTCTGGCGGCCTGCGAATTGCGGGACTATCCGCAAACGCCATACCGGGTGATCATCAATGAAGCCATAGAACTGGACAAAGACTTTGGTGGTGAGCAAGGCCATCGCTTCGTCAACGCCGTCCTGGATAAACTCGCGCAGAGGTGGCGGTCTGCGGAGATGTTGCAGGCCGGTCGCTGA
- a CDS encoding DUF2934 domain-containing protein, whose protein sequence is MAEEQPKKRVAKPREVSADPKVAPRATARDAVAVPKKPRAAGRSKSPQVSAADRQRMIAERAYYLAEARSFVGGDCQADWYAAESWIDAHMSA, encoded by the coding sequence ATGGCGGAAGAGCAACCTAAAAAACGGGTCGCAAAGCCCAGGGAAGTTTCAGCGGATCCCAAGGTGGCGCCGCGCGCGACGGCGCGGGATGCGGTCGCCGTGCCCAAGAAGCCCCGGGCTGCCGGACGTTCAAAGTCTCCACAGGTCTCTGCTGCGGATCGCCAGCGCATGATTGCCGAACGTGCCTACTATCTTGCCGAGGCGCGCAGTTTTGTGGGAGGCGACTGTCAGGCGGACTGGTACGCGGCGGAGTCCTGGATCGACGCTCATATGTCTGCTTGA
- a CDS encoding tetratricopeptide repeat protein, with amino-acid sequence MRNYHDFSKRFLPAVCGAVFLALSAPWADAHTATGVAPQDVAGAHSADLTTARLENTIGTRCALGDGVPQNYSLAAHWFNKAALHGYAKAEYNLGMQYYFGQGVNKDEAKAAYWWKKAAAQGIPAAQYNLGNLYFLGQGVPQDYGQASLWWRKAAALGNVQASRNLATLAQVHPEYREVAAVREKTVVAP; translated from the coding sequence ATGCGCAATTATCACGATTTCAGTAAACGATTCCTTCCTGCTGTCTGTGGGGCAGTATTTTTGGCGCTTTCCGCGCCTTGGGCGGATGCGCATACCGCAACCGGTGTAGCCCCCCAAGATGTGGCTGGCGCTCACTCTGCCGATCTCACCACGGCCAGGCTCGAGAATACGATAGGTACTCGTTGTGCATTGGGTGACGGGGTTCCGCAAAATTATAGCTTGGCTGCACATTGGTTCAACAAGGCTGCCCTCCATGGCTATGCCAAAGCGGAATACAACCTTGGCATGCAGTATTATTTCGGCCAGGGCGTGAACAAGGATGAAGCCAAAGCAGCTTACTGGTGGAAGAAGGCGGCAGCGCAGGGTATTCCCGCCGCTCAGTACAACCTGGGCAATCTCTATTTCCTGGGGCAGGGGGTGCCGCAGGACTATGGCCAGGCCAGCCTCTGGTGGCGCAAAGCAGCAGCGCTTGGCAATGTTCAAGCCAGCCGTAACCTGGCGACTTTAGCGCAAGTACACCCAGAGTACCGGGAGGTGGCTGCTGTTAGGGAAAAGACGGTAGTTGCACCATGA
- a CDS encoding LapA family protein has protein sequence MWMVVSFLIAALAVIFAVQNGAPATIHFFSWTFAQSQGVVLLSGFVAGFIASMLIYLPTHIRNKLKIRRHERREVDLEGQLNAERGKREYFEKEHAAAMRVQKGNSTATGNTGRSAD, from the coding sequence ATGTGGATGGTCGTTTCATTTTTGATAGCGGCGCTGGCTGTCATTTTCGCGGTTCAGAACGGGGCACCCGCCACCATTCATTTCTTCTCGTGGACGTTTGCACAGTCCCAGGGGGTGGTCCTGCTTAGTGGTTTTGTCGCCGGTTTTATTGCGAGTATGCTGATTTATCTCCCCACACATATCCGTAACAAGCTGAAGATCCGCCGCCATGAACGACGCGAGGTCGACCTTGAAGGGCAACTCAACGCGGAACGGGGCAAACGGGAGTACTTCGAAAAGGAACATGCAGCCGCCATGCGCGTCCAGAAAGGCAACAGCACGGCGACCGGCAACACGGGAAGAAGCGCGGACTGA
- the ubiB gene encoding ubiquinone biosynthesis regulatory protein kinase UbiB, protein MRQSFLRFVRTLHITRVLVRYRLDEVLYFLPLLKPYQAVLRLNPMTWLAPRPQGSFAERLREALETLGPTFIKLGQMLSTRRDLLPDHITQELAKLQDAVPPFPSNVARQIIEAALGKPLDAIFSRFDDQPAAAASIAQVHFGQLLDGREVAIKVRRPGLQWIIDQDLAILALLADLAERYSQEGRRLRVRAVVAEYAKIIRGELDLLREAANASQLRRNFAAEPELLYVPEIYWDYCASPVLVMERIYGIPIGQREALHDAGIDFDQLSRRAAEIFFRQVFRDAYFHADMHPGNIFIDPKNGRFIAVDFGIMGSLDDASQHYLAENMVAFFRRDYRRVAEAHVEAGWVPADTNVQDFETAIRAIAEPVFEKPLNEISVASLLLRLFQTTRAFHMQTQPQLLLLQKTLVNVEGIARDFNPALNIWEVATPLLTEWLSRQRGPQGWWSELKRYFPQWGLVLPEMPVLLHNILRQTQQGELPLVIRSNDIQGIRQELHSGLQKLTYSVGGTFIVVGLGIIAALEHRLDSPVLHLPVWAWLIILPTALWAGTRWVRSIFIRRD, encoded by the coding sequence ATGCGACAGTCCTTCCTTCGTTTTGTGCGAACACTGCATATCACCCGCGTTCTGGTGCGTTACCGCCTGGACGAAGTGCTGTATTTTCTTCCTTTGTTAAAACCATACCAGGCCGTGTTGCGCCTAAATCCCATGACATGGCTGGCGCCGCGGCCCCAGGGCTCCTTTGCCGAACGCCTGCGCGAGGCACTGGAAACACTGGGCCCCACCTTTATCAAACTAGGACAGATGCTTTCAACCCGCCGGGATTTGCTTCCCGACCATATTACTCAGGAGCTTGCGAAACTCCAGGACGCAGTCCCCCCTTTCCCGTCCAACGTCGCCCGGCAGATCATCGAGGCAGCGCTCGGCAAACCGCTGGATGCGATCTTCTCCCGATTTGATGATCAACCCGCCGCGGCGGCGTCCATTGCCCAAGTACACTTCGGGCAATTGCTGGATGGCCGCGAGGTGGCGATCAAGGTCAGACGCCCGGGCCTGCAATGGATCATCGATCAGGATCTGGCCATCCTTGCGCTGCTCGCTGATCTCGCGGAGCGCTATTCTCAGGAAGGCCGGCGCCTGAGGGTGCGTGCCGTTGTCGCGGAATACGCGAAAATCATTCGCGGGGAACTGGATCTGCTACGTGAAGCGGCCAACGCCAGTCAGTTGCGGCGTAATTTTGCTGCCGAACCGGAACTGCTCTATGTGCCGGAAATATACTGGGACTATTGCGCGTCTCCGGTACTGGTGATGGAGCGCATTTATGGTATCCCCATCGGTCAGCGCGAGGCACTTCATGATGCTGGCATTGATTTTGATCAACTCTCGCGGCGCGCTGCGGAGATCTTTTTCCGTCAGGTCTTTCGTGACGCGTATTTTCACGCGGACATGCATCCTGGCAATATTTTTATCGATCCGAAAAACGGGCGCTTTATCGCGGTGGATTTTGGCATCATGGGCAGCTTGGATGATGCGAGCCAGCATTACCTTGCAGAAAACATGGTTGCGTTTTTCCGACGCGACTATCGGCGCGTGGCAGAAGCCCATGTGGAAGCCGGATGGGTCCCAGCGGACACCAATGTGCAGGATTTTGAAACCGCCATCCGTGCCATTGCGGAGCCGGTGTTTGAAAAACCGCTGAATGAAATATCCGTTGCCAGCCTGTTGCTGCGGCTCTTTCAGACTACGCGCGCCTTTCATATGCAAACCCAGCCTCAACTCCTGCTGCTCCAAAAAACGCTGGTCAATGTCGAGGGCATCGCCCGTGATTTCAACCCGGCACTCAACATCTGGGAAGTGGCCACACCGCTTCTGACAGAATGGCTCAGCCGTCAGCGCGGTCCGCAGGGTTGGTGGTCCGAGCTGAAACGATACTTCCCCCAGTGGGGATTGGTTCTGCCGGAAATGCCGGTACTACTCCATAACATCCTGCGCCAGACCCAGCAGGGTGAACTGCCCTTGGTGATCCGTAGCAACGACATCCAGGGTATTCGGCAGGAACTGCACAGTGGTTTGCAAAAACTTACCTATAGCGTAGGCGGCACGTTTATTGTGGTAGGCTTGGGCATTATTGCGGCGCTGGAGCACCGGCTGGATAGCCCGGTACTTCATTTGCCGGTGTGGGCTTGGCTGATTATCCTGCCGACGGCCCTCTGGGCAGGGACCAGATGGGTACGCAGCATATTTATCCGTCGCGACTAA
- a CDS encoding OmpA family protein — MEHIKGIKGITLLVAISGGIFASAAYADGGYVGYAVNHGAKPVVTSRGICVRGGRPVTDGPVPAYCAPAPVAVAAAPTPPPAPVPAPIAPVEQTILVSKPITITGINFKFDSYKLLDHDIRVLDEVASFAKKHPEAVLDVNGYCSKVGTYAYNLKLSKLRAQSVAQYLAHHGVASDRMVLKGHSYDNPVATNATPQGRFLNQRVEINSSIKVQKTVQ, encoded by the coding sequence ATGGAACATATTAAAGGCATCAAAGGCATCACACTACTTGTAGCCATCAGCGGGGGTATTTTCGCCAGTGCAGCCTATGCGGACGGTGGCTATGTGGGTTATGCAGTCAATCACGGCGCCAAGCCTGTTGTCACCAGTCGGGGTATCTGCGTGCGTGGCGGGCGTCCGGTAACGGATGGTCCGGTGCCCGCCTATTGTGCGCCCGCGCCGGTCGCCGTGGCAGCCGCGCCGACACCGCCTCCAGCCCCTGTACCTGCCCCCATCGCGCCTGTTGAGCAGACGATTCTGGTGAGCAAGCCGATCACCATCACCGGTATCAACTTCAAGTTCGATTCGTACAAGCTGCTGGATCATGACATCCGGGTACTGGACGAAGTGGCGAGTTTTGCCAAAAAACATCCCGAGGCCGTACTCGACGTCAATGGATATTGCAGTAAGGTGGGCACCTACGCATACAATCTCAAGCTGTCCAAGCTGCGTGCCCAGAGTGTCGCACAGTACCTGGCCCATCACGGGGTGGCAAGTGATCGCATGGTACTGAAGGGTCACTCCTACGACAATCCGGTCGCCACTAACGCTACCCCCCAAGGCCGCTTCCTGAATCAGCGCGTGGAAATCAATTCCAGCATCAAGGTTCAGAAGACCGTTCAGTAA
- the tuf gene encoding elongation factor Tu — translation MSKGKFERTKPHVNVGTIGHVDHGKTTLTAALTKVLSAKFGGEIRAYDQIDNAPEERARGITIATSHVEYETANRHYAHVDCPGHADYVKNMITGAAQMDGAILVCSAADGPMPQTREHILLARQVGVPYIVVFLNKADMVDDAELLELVEMEVRELLSKYEFPGDDIPVIIGSALKALEGDQSDIGEPAIFRLADAMDSYIPMPERPVDKPFLMPIEDVFSISGRGTVVTGRIERGIVKIGDEIEIIGIHNTAKSIVTGVEMFRKILDQGQAGDNVGVLLRGTKKDDVERGQVLAKPGSIKPHTRFEAEVYVLSKEEGGRHTPFFNGYRPQFYFRTTDVTGAVELPEGVEMVMPGDNILFKVALIAPIAMEEGLRFAVREGGRTVGAGVVSKVVE, via the coding sequence ATGTCCAAAGGGAAATTTGAGCGGACGAAGCCGCATGTCAACGTGGGAACGATTGGTCACGTGGACCATGGCAAGACCACATTAACGGCGGCGCTGACGAAGGTGTTGTCGGCGAAGTTTGGCGGTGAGATTCGCGCCTATGATCAGATTGACAATGCGCCGGAAGAGCGGGCGCGAGGGATCACGATAGCGACCTCGCACGTAGAATACGAGACCGCGAATCGTCACTATGCCCATGTAGACTGTCCGGGGCATGCCGACTATGTGAAGAACATGATTACCGGAGCGGCGCAGATGGACGGCGCCATACTGGTGTGTTCGGCAGCGGACGGTCCGATGCCGCAGACCCGCGAACATATTTTGCTTGCCCGTCAGGTGGGCGTTCCCTATATCGTCGTGTTTTTGAACAAGGCGGACATGGTGGATGACGCCGAGCTGCTGGAGTTGGTGGAAATGGAAGTGCGCGAACTTCTGTCCAAGTACGAGTTTCCCGGTGATGACATTCCGGTGATTATCGGTTCGGCGCTGAAGGCCCTGGAAGGGGATCAGAGCGACATAGGGGAGCCTGCGATTTTCCGTTTGGCGGATGCGATGGACAGCTACATCCCGATGCCCGAGCGTCCCGTGGACAAGCCCTTCCTGATGCCGATAGAAGACGTATTTTCGATTTCGGGTCGTGGCACGGTGGTGACCGGACGTATTGAGCGTGGCATTGTGAAGATTGGCGATGAGATCGAGATCATCGGCATTCACAACACCGCCAAGAGCATTGTCACTGGTGTGGAGATGTTCCGCAAGATTCTGGATCAGGGGCAGGCCGGAGACAACGTCGGGGTACTGCTGCGCGGCACGAAGAAAGATGATGTGGAGCGTGGTCAGGTACTGGCCAAGCCGGGCAGCATCAAGCCGCATACGCGTTTTGAAGCGGAAGTATATGTGTTGTCGAAAGAGGAAGGGGGTCGACACACGCCGTTTTTCAATGGTTACCGCCCGCAGTTTTACTTTCGTACCACTGACGTGACGGGTGCGGTGGAGTTGCCGGAAGGTGTGGAGATGGTGATGCCGGGCGACAATATATTGTTCAAGGTCGCGTTGATTGCGCCGATTGCGATGGAGGAAGGTCTGCGTTTCGCGGTGCGCGAAGGCGGCCGTACCGTTGGCGCCGGCGTCGTCTCCAAGGTGGTCGAATAA
- the secE gene encoding preprotein translocase subunit SecE — protein sequence MSEKVKLYFAAGLAALGVFAYFLIPIHFGTYYPGVALILALLIAAGLFASSNNGKALLVFFREAYVELLKVVWPTRPEVVRSTAIIIGLIAVIAIFLWLVDMALLGIVRLLLGGVA from the coding sequence ATGTCGGAAAAAGTGAAGCTCTATTTTGCGGCAGGACTCGCTGCCCTCGGGGTATTCGCCTATTTCCTCATCCCCATCCACTTCGGTACGTATTACCCTGGTGTGGCGCTGATTCTCGCTTTGTTGATTGCCGCAGGGCTTTTCGCTTCCAGCAACAACGGCAAGGCGCTCCTGGTCTTTTTTCGGGAAGCATACGTGGAGTTGCTGAAGGTGGTTTGGCCAACGCGCCCCGAGGTCGTGCGTAGTACGGCCATCATTATTGGTCTGATCGCGGTAATTGCCATCTTCCTTTGGCTGGTGGATATGGCACTCCTTGGGATCGTGCGCCTGCTACTCGGAGGAGTCGCGTAA
- the nusG gene encoding transcription termination/antitermination protein NusG has translation MSMRWYVVHAFSGFEKKVQGEIRERANREGLADKFGEILVPVEEVVEMRNGQKTSSQRMFYPGYVLVQMEMDDVTWHLVKSTPRVTGFVGGSVGRPHPLSDAETNAIMDRIKEGVEKPRPKFSFDAGEQVRVVDGPFKDFNGVVEEVNFEKSKLRVSVTIFGRSTPVELDFGQVEKA, from the coding sequence ATGTCTATGCGTTGGTATGTGGTTCATGCGTTCTCGGGCTTCGAGAAAAAGGTGCAGGGCGAGATCCGCGAGCGTGCCAATCGGGAAGGGCTTGCCGACAAGTTTGGTGAGATCCTCGTTCCCGTCGAAGAAGTCGTGGAAATGCGAAATGGCCAAAAAACGAGCTCGCAGCGAATGTTTTACCCCGGTTATGTCTTGGTGCAGATGGAAATGGACGACGTGACCTGGCACCTCGTCAAGAGCACACCACGGGTCACCGGATTTGTCGGCGGCTCTGTAGGGCGCCCACATCCGCTGAGTGATGCGGAGACCAACGCCATCATGGACCGCATCAAGGAAGGCGTTGAGAAGCCGCGTCCGAAATTCAGTTTTGACGCGGGTGAGCAGGTGCGTGTCGTAGATGGCCCGTTCAAGGATTTCAACGGCGTCGTCGAGGAAGTCAATTTCGAAAAGAGCAAGTTACGGGTTTCGGTGACCATCTTTGGTCGCTCCACGCCCGTAGAATTGGATTTTGGCCAGGTCGAGAAGGCCTGA
- the rplK gene encoding 50S ribosomal protein L11 — MAKKITGYIKLQVKAAQANPSPPIGPALGQRGLNIMEFCKAFNAQTQGVEPGLPLPVVITVFADKSFTFEVKTPPAAVLLMKAAGLPKGSGRPNTVKVGKVSEAQIEDIAKTKMPDLNTQDIESAKRSVRGTARSMGLTVEG; from the coding sequence ATGGCAAAGAAAATAACGGGATATATCAAGCTGCAGGTAAAGGCTGCGCAAGCCAATCCAAGCCCGCCTATCGGCCCGGCTTTGGGTCAGCGTGGACTGAACATCATGGAATTCTGCAAGGCGTTCAATGCCCAGACCCAGGGTGTCGAACCGGGTTTGCCGTTACCCGTGGTTATTACTGTTTTTGCAGATAAAAGCTTCACTTTCGAGGTGAAGACGCCACCAGCAGCGGTGCTGCTGATGAAGGCTGCGGGCCTGCCAAAGGGCAGCGGGCGTCCCAATACGGTAAAGGTTGGTAAGGTTTCGGAAGCGCAGATCGAAGATATCGCCAAAACGAAAATGCCGGATCTCAATACGCAGGATATCGAGTCGGCAAAGCGCAGCGTGCGTGGTACTGCCCGCAGTATGGGCCTGACGGTGGAGGGCTGA
- the rplA gene encoding 50S ribosomal protein L1 yields the protein MATKSKRTLAIRAMVDRNNRYAIEEALELVKKMATTKFDESVDVAVGLGIDPRKSDQVVRGAVVLPHGTGKQMRVAVFATADKATEAREAGADIVGMEDLAELVKAGQMDFDVVIATPDAMRVVGTLGPVLGPRGLMPNPKVGTVTADVRTAVINAKGGQVRYRADKGGIVHSTIGKSSFEVKALQENLLVLIDSLRKAKPATSKGIYIRKVNLSPTMGPGVAVDLSGLG from the coding sequence ATGGCGACGAAATCCAAACGCACACTTGCCATCAGGGCGATGGTGGATCGGAATAACCGTTATGCGATCGAGGAAGCCCTCGAACTCGTCAAGAAGATGGCCACGACCAAGTTCGACGAGTCGGTGGATGTGGCGGTGGGTCTGGGTATTGATCCGCGCAAATCGGACCAGGTGGTGCGTGGTGCGGTAGTGCTGCCCCATGGCACCGGTAAGCAAATGCGGGTGGCCGTTTTCGCCACCGCCGATAAAGCGACCGAAGCGCGTGAAGCCGGTGCCGATATTGTCGGTATGGAGGATCTTGCGGAGTTGGTGAAGGCTGGGCAGATGGACTTTGACGTGGTCATTGCTACGCCGGATGCCATGCGTGTGGTGGGCACCCTGGGTCCCGTGCTGGGTCCCCGTGGTTTGATGCCGAATCCCAAAGTCGGGACGGTGACTGCAGATGTTCGTACTGCCGTAATCAATGCCAAGGGTGGACAGGTGCGTTACCGCGCCGACAAAGGCGGCATCGTGCACAGTACCATCGGCAAGTCTTCCTTTGAGGTGAAGGCGTTGCAGGAAAACCTGCTGGTGCTGATCGACAGCTTGCGTAAAGCCAAACCGGCCACCAGTAAAGGTATATATATCCGTAAGGTGAACCTCTCTCCGACCATGGGTCCTGGCGTTGCCGTGGATCTGAGTGGTCTCGGCTAA
- the rplJ gene encoding 50S ribosomal protein L10: MSLKLAEKEQVVATLQTRLTRAQATVVAEYRGLTVAQMTVFRAEAQKQSVHVQVVKNTLLKRALAGTPFAVMDHLLKGPLVFAAAEDPVALAKLFTDHAKRLEKLVIIGGVLSGKQIDAAAIAQLSKMPSREELLAKLLGTMQAPVAGFVRTLNEVPSRFVRTLAAVRDQRAA, translated from the coding sequence GTGAGTCTCAAACTCGCAGAAAAGGAACAGGTCGTTGCCACCTTGCAGACCAGACTCACTAGGGCGCAAGCCACAGTGGTAGCGGAGTATCGCGGTTTGACGGTGGCGCAGATGACTGTTTTCCGGGCAGAAGCACAAAAGCAGTCGGTGCATGTGCAGGTTGTGAAGAACACGCTGTTGAAGCGCGCCCTCGCGGGAACGCCATTCGCAGTGATGGACCACTTGCTGAAAGGTCCTCTGGTATTCGCGGCAGCAGAAGACCCTGTTGCCCTGGCGAAGCTCTTCACTGACCATGCAAAGCGTTTGGAAAAACTGGTCATTATCGGTGGTGTGCTCAGTGGTAAGCAGATCGATGCGGCGGCAATCGCACAATTGAGCAAAATGCCCTCACGCGAAGAATTGCTGGCCAAATTGCTCGGTACCATGCAGGCCCCGGTTGCCGGCTTTGTTCGCACCCTTAACGAGGTCCCGAGCCGTTTCGTCAGGACCTTGGCGGCAGTTCGCGATCAGCGTGCTGCTTAA
- the rplL gene encoding 50S ribosomal protein L7/L12: protein MALSKAEILDAIAGMTVLELSELIKEMEEKFGVSAAAVAVAAPAGGAAAGEGAAAVEEQTEFDVILTAAGANKVNTIKVVRAITGLGLKEAKDLVDGAPKPVKEGVAKAEAESVKAQLVEAGAEAEIK, encoded by the coding sequence ATGGCATTGTCCAAAGCGGAAATTTTAGACGCTATTGCGGGTATGACGGTCCTCGAGCTGTCTGAACTCATCAAAGAAATGGAAGAGAAGTTCGGCGTATCTGCAGCGGCTGTCGCGGTCGCTGCACCTGCCGGTGGCGCGGCGGCTGGCGAAGGTGCGGCCGCTGTGGAAGAACAGACCGAATTTGACGTTATCCTCACCGCCGCCGGTGCCAACAAGGTTAATACCATCAAGGTGGTTCGAGCCATCACTGGTCTTGGTCTGAAGGAAGCGAAGGATCTGGTTGACGGCGCGCCGAAGCCCGTGAAGGAAGGCGTAGCCAAGGCCGAAGCCGAAAGTGTCAAGGCGCAGCTCGTCGAGGCCGGTGCCGAGGCGGAGATCAAGTAA